In Spirochaetota bacterium, the genomic window CTCCTCATCCTCCGGAAATTTTTCGGATTTCCAGTCTATCATTCCGGGAATGCGGAACCGGCGCGCCGCGAGGTTCGTTTCGCGCACCTTTTCGGCCGAAAGCTCGCTTTTTTCCTCATCGGAGAGGCATGATGAGCATATTCCGCCGAAACGCCGGTACCAGGGCCTGTTGGCGAATGAAGCTTTTGCGGCCGTTAGAATCTCGCGGCCGCAGCGCTGGCATTTAGTCTTGACGAGGGCTTTCGATCGCATCGAACGCCTCCGATTTTTAAGATCATTTGCAAATCCGTACGGCGCCGCTGGCCAGAAGCCCGAGCAAATCGACACCGGCGGATGTTTCATCGAGAGAAAGGTACAGGGAGTATGCGTCGTACACGGATATCACCTGATTCTCCTTCTCGGTATAGCTTCCGCTCCAGCCGAGCGCGATCATATGCGTCTGGAGCATAAGCATGAGGTTCCAAGTTAAATCGTTCTTATCGTCCCACAACTCATCGAGCTGGTATTGAAAGTCTATTGTGGTCCCCTCGGGTTCCCAGTCCCGGCCGCGGGCGGTTTCGAGCGCGCAATGCCAGTCCGAATCCCCGCACTCGACCTTCCTCGTGCCATCGAGCGAGACAAACACGTACGCCATGGAAAACTCAATCAGTCACCAGCAGAAAAAGCGCGTCTATAAACGCCGGGTCTTCCTTCTCCATCGTTTCTACGATATGCTTGTGCATGCGCTTCTTCATTTCGCCGAATATGCCGCGCTTTTTACTGAATGTCGCCGCAAAAGCAAGCGCCTCCTTCATGAGCTCTTCCTGGTCGGCACAGGCTTTTTCTATGGCATGGTGTTCGGCCAGTTCCGCGGCGCCGACGCGGCGACCCGTGTACTTCATTTCCTGGAATTTATAGTAGGGAAACGCCTTCTTCACCCATGCGATCATGCCAGGCAGGAAGGGAATGCTAAGGTCCACCTCCGGAAAACAGAAAAAGCCCCGGTCCGATTTCATGAAACGGAAGTCGCAGGCGCACGACAGGATCGCGCCGTTGCCATAAGCGTGTCCGTTGATGGCGGCGATTACGGGCATCGGAAAAAGCAGAAGGCCCCTGAACACATCGTTCATGGCGTACATGAAGTCTTTGATGGCCTGGTTGTCTTTCGCGGTCATTTTTTCCCCGAGCCATGTTACGTCAATACCCAGTGAGAAGTTCTTCGGGTCGCTCGACGTCAGCACCGTCGCCGTAATCGACGTGTCCGCCTTTATGCCGTCCAGGGCGGAGAGCATCCCCTTCGCGAAGTCGGGATTATGCCTGTTTTCGCCGTTGTTCATATATATTATTGCGATGTTCCCGTCCTTCTTCCATTCGACTACCGCCATAACATCCTCCTGCGTTTGAATAGTATACTTTTGCCGCAAAACGCCGCCGGGGGCCGCGATGCGACGATCCCAGCATCCTGCTCATGTTATTTCACGCTATCTAAAAGACAACATCTTTTCAAACGTCGTTCCCGTAAATGAAAACGCTTCCGCCGGCGCCATGGCCATCCCGACACGGAGGTGAGTGAGTATTCAGTCATTTCTGAATGAATGCTCACTCTAATTTATTTATTATATTTCATTGCTGTATTGATATATTTTTTTATAACAATATGATTATTTTGGTTGATTTATAGCACCCTGTAATTATACTGCCGCGCTTATACGACTTAATTCAAAATTCACCATCGCGAAGAGGCTTAAGCCCTCCGTCCCGGCCGACGGAAGACTTATTGCCGATCCAAGCGCAAGGAGAGAACGGAATGGATCTTTTTGACAAGTGTCACTCTTTCACAAGGGCGGATGAGGTTCGGTCGATAGGATATTATCCCTACTTCTACCCTATCTATGAAAACGACGGGCCCGTAGTCTTCATGAACGGACAGCGCACCATAATGGCAGGCTCGAACAATTACCTTGGGCTCACCACCGACCCTCGCGTGAAGGAAGCGGCCATCGCGGCCGTCAGAAAATACGGCTCCGGATGCTCCGGATCGCGCCTGCTCAATGGCACGCTTGACATCCATGTCGAACTGGAGGAAGCACTTGCCGATTTCGTTGGCAAGGAGGCCGCCCTGCTCTTCAGCACCGGTTTCCAGACCAACCAGGGGACAATAGTGCCGATGATCGGTGACGGTGACTATATCGTCTCCGACAGCGAGAACCACGCCAGCATCATCCAGGGCACGATTATCGCAAAGAGCCGCTCCGGCGCGGGCGGGCTTGTCAAGTATGAACACAATGACATGGCCGACCTCGAGAAAAAAATCTCCGCGCTGCCCCTCAACTCGGGGAAGCTTCTGGTCACCGACGGTGTTTTCAGCATGAGCGGTGAAATCGTAAACCTTCCCGAGTTGGTAAGGATTGCTAAAAAGTATAACGCCAGGGTCATGGTTGACGACGCCCACGGTCTTGGCGTTATAGGGAAAGGCGGCAGGGGTACGGCGAGCCATTTCGGGCTCGACGACCAGGTCGACCTCATCATGGGCACGTTCAGCAAGAGCCTGGCATCGCTGGGCGGGTTCGTCGCCGCGGACAGAAAGGTCATAGACTATATCAAGCACCACTCGCCTGCCTTTATTTTCAGCGCCAGCATGACGCCCGCACAGGTCGCGGCCGCGCGGGCCTCTCTCGAAATCATCAAAAACGAGCCCGAGCTCGTTTGGCGCGTCCACGACAACGCCAACCGCGTACGGAAGAGGCTCAAGGAGCTCGGACTGCGGGTCATCGATGCCGAGACGCCTATAGTTTCGATCATTACCGGCGACGACATGCTCACTTTCATGTTCTGGCGCAAACTCTTCGACGGCGGCGTTTTCAATAATCCGATCGTCTTCCCGGCGACCCCGCATGGGATGCAACTCATCCGCATGAGCTTCATGGCCACTCACGAGGACTGGCAGCTCGATTTCGTCATCGAGCAATGTGAAAAGATTGCGCGGGAGATCGGCCTGCTTAAGGCTGCGTAAGGAAAGTACAACCGGCGCCGGTATTCTTTTCCGGCGCCTTCCCCGAAGGCGGAAGCATCCCTATGTCACGCCTGTCTGATATCGCATATCGTGATCAGATAACCACAATCGCCCGAAGCCGCGCCCGGCGTTACTATCGGGAAATTCCCAGCCGGCGGTCTATCATCAGTTTGTTCACCGACAGCACCTCTCCGGTTTCCACCCGAAGAAGCTTCAGGAACACCTCGTAGTTTTTGTTCTTCGCGTACAGCCTTCCGGTTACGATCATCCTGGCGCCGATAAGCTTACCCACCTTTACGGCATTCTCGTCCTCCACCATGCCGGTCATGCCGAGCTCGAGCTCTTTAAGGATTTTCTGCAGATCGCGACGCTCCACTGTCTTGAAGGTCCTGTTCCGGGAAATCGCAAAATTCATCTGCTCGGCGAAGTATTCGGCGTTCGACTTGTCAGCCGCCTCGGCGCTGCTGAACGGGATCAGGCTCACCGGTGTCCCGGCGGCTATGCCGATCGATGAATAGTCTACAAGCTGGACCACGGTCATATCGAAGAGCTTGCGCAGCGTCTCCTCGTTTTGTTCTTCCTCGATCTTTGTCGCCTGAATGTACGATTCCCCACTCTCCAGGGGAGCATCGGTCAGATGCGAGAGTTCTTCCTTCGTCAATCGTATTATGATGCTCTCGAGCTTGTCGGTCTGAAAATTGGCGCCCGTATGATGGCTCACGCTCCCTTCACGGCCTCCTTCCGATTCACCTTTCTCTCCATAGGTGAGAAATATATACGCCGCGGAGGTATACTGCGCTATCTGCCTGAGAATATACTCACCCATCAGGTTGAGCCCGCCCGTTCCGACGCTGAATATCTTTATCCCGGCCCTGCGGGCGTCCTTTGCCGCCGTCGCGTACGTGTATTCCTGGCCATAATCGAGATGGGGAGGCGCGTCGGTGATGATATACGCAAGGCGTATTCCATCGGTGTTCCATGCGATCTTTTTTATGGTATCCTGAAGCGCCGACTGGAGATCCTCGGGCTCATCACCCCCTCCCGAAGCGTTCACCCTGTCAAGTTCCGATCGGAATTTATCGAGATCGCCGGTAAGCGGAACGATCTTCGTCAGGTACTCATCATCCTTGTCCTTATAAAGCACCATGCCGAAGCGTATTTTAGGCCTTGTCGAAAGCGATGCAAGGTTTAGATTTATTATTTCGATGGTGCTCTTCAGACGGCTGATCTCCTCGCCCATGCTTCCGGTCGTGTCCAAAATGAACACTATATCGAGCGGTACGTTCTTCTGGACCGGTCGCTCCATCTCCATCGGCACCGTAATCTCGCGCTTTCCCTGGCGGTCGAAAAGAACCTCCCTTTTCAACTGTCCGACGGTGACGGTCGCCCTGAATGAAGTGTATTTCGTATCGTACTCCGAAGGGAAAAACAGGTATATTCCATCGGAATAGGTCTTTCCCGATACAAGCGCTTTTTTCTTGTAAAAAACCTCAATCTTGGCGTTCGCGATCGATCGTTTACCGGAG contains:
- a CDS encoding DUF2688 domain-containing protein, which gives rise to MRSKALVKTKCQRCGREILTAAKASFANRPWYRRFGGICSSCLSDEEKSELSAEKVRETNLAARRFRIPGMIDWKSEKFPEDEEEVLRFMALRYFYTKQFIAAATVMDEYPALDVTDILRRLEEKRMIQTLC
- a CDS encoding enoyl-CoA hydratase/isomerase family protein; this encodes MAVVEWKKDGNIAIIYMNNGENRHNPDFAKGMLSALDGIKADTSITATVLTSSDPKNFSLGIDVTWLGEKMTAKDNQAIKDFMYAMNDVFRGLLLFPMPVIAAINGHAYGNGAILSCACDFRFMKSDRGFFCFPEVDLSIPFLPGMIAWVKKAFPYYKFQEMKYTGRRVGAAELAEHHAIEKACADQEELMKEALAFAATFSKKRGIFGEMKKRMHKHIVETMEKEDPAFIDALFLLVTD
- a CDS encoding aminotransferase class I/II-fold pyridoxal phosphate-dependent enzyme → MDLFDKCHSFTRADEVRSIGYYPYFYPIYENDGPVVFMNGQRTIMAGSNNYLGLTTDPRVKEAAIAAVRKYGSGCSGSRLLNGTLDIHVELEEALADFVGKEAALLFSTGFQTNQGTIVPMIGDGDYIVSDSENHASIIQGTIIAKSRSGAGGLVKYEHNDMADLEKKISALPLNSGKLLVTDGVFSMSGEIVNLPELVRIAKKYNARVMVDDAHGLGVIGKGGRGTASHFGLDDQVDLIMGTFSKSLASLGGFVAADRKVIDYIKHHSPAFIFSASMTPAQVAAARASLEIIKNEPELVWRVHDNANRVRKRLKELGLRVIDAETPIVSIITGDDMLTFMFWRKLFDGGVFNNPIVFPATPHGMQLIRMSFMATHEDWQLDFVIEQCEKIAREIGLLKAA
- a CDS encoding VWA domain-containing protein, which produces MQRIILFFTVLMMFAVFGCAGMKAAEDGRGKAPTIDTASLDDEVKSVEKKEDGGKPAVSAPKKKNGKDTPLLREVESDLPGEKSMDRTSRKEDAAGRGVKKGAYSETDRPAPPSASGLKAGFSDDNKQFNYFVNFQDKYGEQVRHYPINIRERISIRVIDSGKRSIANAKIEVFYKKKALVSGKTYSDGIYLFFPSEYDTKYTSFRATVTVGQLKREVLFDRQGKREITVPMEMERPVQKNVPLDIVFILDTTGSMGEEISRLKSTIEIINLNLASLSTRPKIRFGMVLYKDKDDEYLTKIVPLTGDLDKFRSELDRVNASGGGDEPEDLQSALQDTIKKIAWNTDGIRLAYIITDAPPHLDYGQEYTYATAAKDARRAGIKIFSVGTGGLNLMGEYILRQIAQYTSAAYIFLTYGEKGESEGGREGSVSHHTGANFQTDKLESIIIRLTKEELSHLTDAPLESGESYIQATKIEEEQNEETLRKLFDMTVVQLVDYSSIGIAAGTPVSLIPFSSAEAADKSNAEYFAEQMNFAISRNRTFKTVERRDLQKILKELELGMTGMVEDENAVKVGKLIGARMIVTGRLYAKNKNYEVFLKLLRVETGEVLSVNKLMIDRRLGISR